A single region of the Anomaloglossus baeobatrachus isolate aAnoBae1 chromosome 2, aAnoBae1.hap1, whole genome shotgun sequence genome encodes:
- the LOC142282127 gene encoding protein kinase C theta type-like, translating into MELRMESLRKRKGESIDEVPKKRKIETSEDEKDGTNQSLIKASKRPGSPIQESIVSKRKRGEAMEEKADDGSSVSPKADTEQLSGTTPAESPIIVTGLKSFTFHKTIGQGGFGKVMLATHKACQKQVAVKMVEKRFIIEESRDTILIERQVLEITRKSPFITRAFSTFQSQDYVFFVMEYLSGGDLRQFLKRNAPLPIPATRFIAAELICGLQFLHSRGIIHRDLKPENILLDSTGHLKIADFGLAAMNIFGDTKTSDCVGTYIYMAPEIFLQKPYNTAVDWFSAGVVLYEMAIGGHPFYKGKSDWTTIMAIVKDEPFFPKKLDPQLKAIIKGLLDKSPESRQKFVDNIRDHPFFTEINWTDIEEARACPPFQLPPQEVMTLCKMNPVPSFIKPMRPPIAEEDQQLFCGFTFASDGWKVIKPIPKPAKTHRRTFGSIVRDALHRIWRRVKPWK; encoded by the exons atggagctgagaatggagagtttgaggaagagaaagggagaaagcatagatgaggtgccaaaaaaaaggaaaatagaaacatcagaggatgaaaaagatggcaccaaccaaagccttatcaaggcttcaaagagacctggaagcccgatacaggagagtatcgtgagcaaaaggaaaaggggagaagcgatggaggaaaaagctgatgatggatccagcgtcTCCCCCAAAGCTGACACTGAGCAACTGTCAG GGACAACCCCAGCTGAATCCCCCATCATTGTGACTGGACTGAagagcttcaccttccataaaacCATTGGACAAGgcggatttggtaaa GTCATGTTGGCCACACATAAGGCCTGCCAAAAACAAGTGGCAGTGAAGATGGTGGAGAAGAGGTTCATAATTGAAGAGTCAAGAGACACAATCCTGATAGAGCGACAAGTCCTGGAGATTACTAGGAAGAGTCCATTCATTACTCGGGCTTTttccaccttccagtcccag GACTATGTGTTCTTCGTCATGGAATATCTCAGTGGAGGAGACCTTAGACAATTCCTGAAACGCAATGCCCCACTTCCCATTCCAGCCACCAG atttattgccgctgagctgatctgtgggctgcagtttctccactccagaggcatcatacacag AGACCTAAAACCAGAGAACATTTTACTGGACAGCACCGGTCACTTGAAGATTGCTGATTTCGGTCTTGCCGCAATGAACATCTTTGGCGATACAAAGACTTCAGATTGTGTTGGAACCTATAtatacatggctcctgag ATTTTTCTACAGAAGCCCTACAACACagcagtggactggttctctgctggtgtgGTGTTATATGAGATGGCTATTGGTGGACATCCATTCTATAAAGGTAAATCTGATTGGACCACCATTATGGCAATAGTCAAAGATGAACCATTCTTCCCAAAGAAATTGGACCCCCAACTCAAAGCCATCATTAAGGGG CTCCTGGATAAGTCACCAGAAAGTCGGCAAAAATTTGTGGATAATATCAGGGATCATCCATTCTTTACAGAGATTAACTGGACAGATATAGAGGAAGCCAGAGCATGTCCACCATTCCAGCTACCCCCT CAAGAAGTGATGACATTATGTAAAATGAATCCTGTCCCGTCCTTCATCAAACCCATGAGACCACCAATAGCTGAAGAAGATCAACAACTCTTCTGTGGATTCACATTTGCTAGTGATGGATGGAAGGTCATAAAACCGATACCAAAACCTGCAAAAACCCATCGCAG GACATTTGGCAGTATTGTGAGGGACGCCTTACACAGGATCTGGAGGAGGGTAAAACCCTGGAAGTGA